The region GGCGCGACGAACGAGACGGAAGAAGTCGGCGAAACCGTCGCCGACCTCGCCCAGGACTTCTACGACGACGGCGGCGGGAGTATTCGCCTCGTCGGCCACTCGCTGGGCGGTCGGGCCGTCCTCGAGACGATCAACGCCCTCGAGGATGGGTACGAAATCGAAACGGTGGCACCCCTCGGTGCTGCTGCAGACGGCGATGAGGTCTGTGACGTGAGTGGCGTCTTCAGCGACAGTTGGTACGACGGCATCGCGAACAACGCCGGCGAGGTTCGAAACTACCACTCCGAAAACGACTCGACGGTCGGTGCTGCCTACGGAGGCCTCACCGGGAACGCGCTGGGGGCCCAGGGCTCCGATTGCGACGAGGTGGCCGAGACGTACGCGGACATCGACGTCACTGACAGCGTCAGCAGCCACATGGGCTTCCTCGGCGACGACGTGGTTGGCGAAGACCTCGCCGCCGCAATCGTCGACGGCGAGGGTGCAGACCACGGCGAAGCGCCGGGCAACGGCGGTGGCTGGTGGGGATAATCCCGATTACTCGAGTCACGATCCATCTTCCGTCACCGCAGTTTTGCAACCCAGATAGGCGCTCACAGTCGTTCTCGTCATGTTTTCGTTGTCGCCACGCCTCCTCGAGCACGCTCGTGGCAGGCGAAAATCCCGATGTGGGAACTTTACGAAAAAGATTCAGAATCGTTTTCCGGATGATCCTCCTCAATCAGAGAATCTGCATCTCGCGTGAAAGTGCCAATTATCGTGGCACAAATTCATCAGTAGCGGCACCATCTGGATGGTCTTCGGTCGAGATTTCGACGGTGAGTTCGCCACTTCTGAGAGCTTCGAGTTCTTCATCAGTGAGTTCATACGATCCCGCAAACTGACCACTTCCCTCGTCATCTTCGATATCAGCAATCAGCTCGTACGTGGAGGAGTTGTCTCCGTTGGTGTAGATAGTAATCGCCGGCGCAAGCACGTTCTCCATTTGATTTTCCAGTCGGCTACGCAGACCACTGAAATCCCCTCCGACAGTAAGTTCACCATCGGTAAGGGATCCAGTAGCGTGGCCGAGAACAGTCGTGCCGCCGGTAAGGTCTGCGTCAAACAATTGCACGTCTTGGTCCGTGGGTGTAAGCTGGTCACGTACTTCACCGTCTTCGAACTCTTCGGTGTGGACATCCTGGTAGAACTCTTCGTTGTATAGGGTGATTATTTGGCTCTCAGTTACCGTGAACGAGCCGGCGTATCGTGAGCTTATTTCACCGAACTCGTCTCGAGTGGCTCGCGTCGAGTAGGCGTCGTCGGTCTCAGTAATCACCCACACCGATCCCCGAAACCGCCGCATATTCCCCGTCGGCGACCGACTGTTGAATCGGTATGCCTTCCGAGATGACATCCCACGTGATCGAAGAATACGGAGAACCGGACGTACTCACGGAGACGACCATCGACGTTCCCGAACCTGATCCGGACGAGGTTCGCGTCGAGGTCGTCGCCTCGAGCGTCAATCCCGTCGATTACAAGATTCGACAGGGAGCCATTCCCCATTTCGCGCCGGAACTCCCCGCGACGCTCCACTGCGACGTGTCGGGCGTCGTCGACGAAGTCGGCGCGAACGTCACGCGCTTCGACGAAGGCGACGAGGTGTACGGCATGCCCGGCGGCGCGGGCCAGCAGGGCTCGCTCGCGGATTACGTCGTCGGCCACGTCGGGACGTTCGCCCACGCGCCGGAGTCGATCCCGCTCGAGGACGCAGCGGCGTTGCCAGTCGTCGCGCTCACCGCCTGGGAGATGCTCGTCGACAAGACGACCGTCTTCCTCGGCGACGAGGTGCTCGTCTACGGCGCGACCGGCGGCGTCGGGCACATCGGCGTCCAGTTAGCCGACTGGTTCGGGGCCAACGTGACCGCGACGGCCTCGAGCGAAGAAAAACGCGCTCTCGCCGACGAGTTCGGTGCCGACGCGACGGTCGACTACACCGAGACCGACGTCGAGTCGTACGTCGAGAAACACGCTGGCGGCGACGGCTTCGACGTCGTCTTCGATCCGATCGGCGACGACCATCTCCAGACGGCCTTCGACGCCGTGGGGCCGTTCGGAACCGTGGTAACGACGGAATCGAGCTCGACGCAGGACATCTCGGCGATGCACGAACGGTCGCTCGAGCTCGGCGTCGTGCTTGTGATCCTCCCCGTGTTACTCGGCGAGCGACAGGAGCGGATCGGAGACGAACTCGCGGATATCGCGACGCTGGTCGACGACGGCGTCGTCGAACCGCACATTGACGAGCGATTCGCCTTCGAAGACGTCACTGACGCACATCGATTGGGCGAATCAGGTGACTTCCAGGGCAAGATTCTGCTCGTCAACGAATAATAGGTCAATCGAATCCGCTGAATACGACGTTAATGTTTTTGAACAGTAACATGACTCGATAGACAACAGACGGTTCGGTAAACTCACTTCGCTCACGACTTCGCCGTTCGTGTTCGTCGTTCGAGTGAAAGGAGAGTTACGCACCGTTCGTCTCGCTAACCCCCAGATTTGCCGCCGCTCGCGTGTCGCTGCGCTCCCGCTCGCAGTTTTGAGGACGCTCCCACCGGTCGCGTCCTCGTCTACGGCGACAAACGCTGGCGATCTCTCGGGAACAACGCGGGATCAAAGATCCCACGAGCACCCACTCAACGGTCAGCGACCAGTCCTACGGACTGAGTCGCTGCCGGTCTCGCAAGACGTTGCTCGATAACGCTCGCAACGACTTGCCAGCTCTCAACGTCTTCGTCTACGGACTCAGACGTTGACGATCCCGCGGGAAGAGCACTGCTTCTCGGATGTTGTCCAATCCGAGAATCGTCATGACGAGGCGTTCGCCACCGAGTCCAAAGCCGGCGTGTGGCGGCATGCCGTACTTGAACATTTTCGTGTAGTACTCGAACTGTTCCGGGTCGAGTCCCTGCTGCTCGAAGCCTTCGATGAGCTTCTCGTGTCGGTGCTCACGCTGGCCGCCCGAGACGAGTTCCATCCGCGGGTGCATCAGGTCGAAGCCGGTCGAGAGTTGCTCGTCGTCATCGTGATCTTTGATGTAGAACGGCTTGATCTCGCTCGGCCAGTCGGTGATGAAGTAGTGGCCACCGACGTCGTCGCCGAGTGCCTTCTCGCCTTCCGTTGGCAGGTCGTCGCCCCAGACGAGTTGCTCGTCGAGTTCGCCCGTCGCGTTGATGCGCTCGATGGCTTCCTCGTAGCTAAGACGTGGGAACGCCTCGTCCGGAACCTCGAACTCCGCGGCGAGACCGAGTGCCTCGAGTTCGTCCTGGCAGTTCTCGACGATAGCCTCGTAGGCTGCCGTGACGACGCCCTCGACGACGTCCATCGCGTCGTTCTGGTCGCAAAAGGCGCCCTCGAAGTCGATCGAGGTCGCTTCGTTCAGGTGTCGCGGCGTGTTGTGCTCTTCGGCGCGGAAGATCGGACCGATCTCGAAGACGCGCTCGACGTTCGACCCGGCGATGAGCTGTTTGAACAGCTGTGGCGACTGGTTCATGAACGCCTCCTCGCCGAAGTAGGTGATTGGGAACAGTTCCGTGCCACCCTCGGTCCCCGTCGCAACGATCTTCGGCGTGTTGATCTCCGTACAGTCGAACGCGCGGAACTGCTCGCGGACCGCGCGGAGGATTTCGGCGCGGATCTCGAACACTGCCTGAACCTCGTCTTTCCGGAGGTCGAGCGTCCGGTTGTCGAGTCGCGTCGAGAGTTCCGCGTCGACCTTTCCGGACGGATCGAGTGGGAGTTCGGGTTCGGCAGGAGCGACGACCTCGAGTTCCTCGGGCGTGACCTCGACGCCCGTCGGTGCGCGTGGCTCTTCTTCGACTGCACCGGAGACCTTCACGACGCTCTCTCGAGAGACGCTGAGGCCAGTTTCGACCAACTCTTCGTCCATCTCGTCCTTTTCGAACTTGATCTGAATCTTGCCCGAGCTGTCCCGGAGAATCAGGAAGGCGATTCCGCCCAGGTCACGAATCTCGTGTACCCAGCCAGCGACGGTCGCGTCGTCGCCCGGCTCGGCGTCCGCAGTGTGAATTCTATCCTGCATACCACCCGATTCACGTAGGCGGGACTTAAGCGCAATCGTTCGCGGTCGAAATACAGCCCACGACGTGAGAGTCGTGAACCGTCGACGCCTGCCGAGCACACGGTGTGAGAAGTCCCTACCACGACGAGTTTTGATCCTTCGGCCCAATCATTCGATATGAACGACCTCGAGGAACTCGCC is a window of Natronorubrum sediminis DNA encoding:
- the aspS gene encoding aspartate--tRNA(Asn) ligase; translated protein: MQDRIHTADAEPGDDATVAGWVHEIRDLGGIAFLILRDSSGKIQIKFEKDEMDEELVETGLSVSRESVVKVSGAVEEEPRAPTGVEVTPEELEVVAPAEPELPLDPSGKVDAELSTRLDNRTLDLRKDEVQAVFEIRAEILRAVREQFRAFDCTEINTPKIVATGTEGGTELFPITYFGEEAFMNQSPQLFKQLIAGSNVERVFEIGPIFRAEEHNTPRHLNEATSIDFEGAFCDQNDAMDVVEGVVTAAYEAIVENCQDELEALGLAAEFEVPDEAFPRLSYEEAIERINATGELDEQLVWGDDLPTEGEKALGDDVGGHYFITDWPSEIKPFYIKDHDDDEQLSTGFDLMHPRMELVSGGQREHRHEKLIEGFEQQGLDPEQFEYYTKMFKYGMPPHAGFGLGGERLVMTILGLDNIREAVLFPRDRQRLSP
- a CDS encoding CHRD domain-containing protein is translated as MITETDDAYSTRATRDEFGEISSRYAGSFTVTESQIITLYNEEFYQDVHTEEFEDGEVRDQLTPTDQDVQLFDADLTGGTTVLGHATGSLTDGELTVGGDFSGLRSRLENQMENVLAPAITIYTNGDNSSTYELIADIEDDEGSGQFAGSYELTDEELEALRSGELTVEISTEDHPDGAATDEFVPR
- a CDS encoding zinc-binding dehydrogenase, producing MPSEMTSHVIEEYGEPDVLTETTIDVPEPDPDEVRVEVVASSVNPVDYKIRQGAIPHFAPELPATLHCDVSGVVDEVGANVTRFDEGDEVYGMPGGAGQQGSLADYVVGHVGTFAHAPESIPLEDAAALPVVALTAWEMLVDKTTVFLGDEVLVYGATGGVGHIGVQLADWFGANVTATASSEEKRALADEFGADATVDYTETDVESYVEKHAGGDGFDVVFDPIGDDHLQTAFDAVGPFGTVVTTESSSTQDISAMHERSLELGVVLVILPVLLGERQERIGDELADIATLVDDGVVEPHIDERFAFEDVTDAHRLGESGDFQGKILLVNE
- a CDS encoding alpha/beta hydrolase, with the protein product MGDNNKQNTDDESFSPDRRAMLKGTGVALAGTAGLAASTGSASAVSSYDIDVIEVSDSLWSSSDPDPLPVEDELFVFIHGWFGDSTVASQAADVAEALEDGGYEPDAYVGIEWDATTINFIGATNETEEVGETVADLAQDFYDDGGGSIRLVGHSLGGRAVLETINALEDGYEIETVAPLGAAADGDEVCDVSGVFSDSWYDGIANNAGEVRNYHSENDSTVGAAYGGLTGNALGAQGSDCDEVAETYADIDVTDSVSSHMGFLGDDVVGEDLAAAIVDGEGADHGEAPGNGGGWWG